CATGAGTCTGGGCATGCAGAGTGACGATGCGCCAGCGCCCCCTCGGGCCTACGACGCAAGCGGTTGCGGCGTCACCCAGGCCCGGGGTCGCGGGATGCAGCAGGGGGACCGCGCGCAAGATCAGATGAGACTGGGTCAGAAGCACGTGGCGCGCAAGGCCGGCTTCGACCATACCGGCGGCCATCATGAGTTGGGTGATCAAAGTGGAGCAACCGGCATCCGTACCAAAGGCCACCGCCCGTGTCGCTCCGAGTCGATGGGCCACCAGTCCGGCCGTCGGAGGGAGAATCCGATCGAGTACCGTGGTGTAGGAGATCACCGCGTCGATTTGATCGGCCCTCACCCCGGCGTCTTCAAGCGCCGCCCGCGCCGCCGCGTATTCGGCGTCGGCGGCCGTGATGCCGTCAGCGGCGACGCGCCGTTCGCGAGCGCCTAGAAAGGGGTCGATGGCCTCGAGCTCAAGGTACCGTTCCGCGAGGGCGGCGGCGTCTCCCAGCGGCGGTGGTATGTCGTTGAAGGTGCGGTCGCCGGCCCGAGCCGCCGCCCTGAACTCCGGCGGCCAGGCATCATTGCGCCGGACCGTGCTCGGGTGCCAGCTGCCGAGTCCGCTGACCCAGGCTTTCATCAGGACCTCCCATTGGCGGCATTGGCCAGCATCGACATATGCTGGAGGGCCTCGACCCGGCCGCCGCCGCGGATGCGCACGCCGCGATCGATGCGGATGTCGAGCAGCGCCGGCCGGCGCTCCCGCTGAAACCGCTCGAGCAGGCCGGGGATGCAACCGGGACGGTGGACCGTGGCCGCCGCCAGGCCCAAGGATTG
This DNA window, taken from bacterium, encodes the following:
- a CDS encoding 3-oxoacyl-[acyl-carrier-protein] synthase III C-terminal domain-containing protein; translation: MKAWVSGLGSWHPSTVRRNDAWPPEFRAAARAGDRTFNDIPPPLGDAAALAERYLELEAIDPFLGARERRVAADGITAADAEYAAARAALEDAGVRADQIDAVISYTTVLDRILPPTAGLVAHRLGATRAVAFGTDAGCSTLITQLMMAAGMVEAGLARHVLLTQSHLILRAVPLLHPATPGLGDAATACVVGPRGRWRIVTLHAQTHGEFYDAVAWVRNDDAEDEAPWWKGGGDYRLGSKNRPQAKQLMRDTVQYGAQTLREAATKAKLGVEQLTHLFSVQPRGWIPGAIAQHLGLPIEAALTTYEKYAHLGACGPIVNWQTADRAGTLKPASRLALYAQGAGFTRGAAILEHF